One window of the Labilibaculum sp. genome contains the following:
- a CDS encoding UDP-glucose 6-dehydrogenase, with product MNRIKSIKNICCIGAGYVGGPTMAVIAQKCPHIKVTVVDLNAQRIADWNDTDLDKLPIYEPGLADVVAEARGRNLFFSTDVDQAIDEAQMIFISVNTPTKTYGVGKGMAADLKYIELCARQIARISKDDKIIVEKSTLPVRTAEALSTILNSTGNGVNFEILSSPEFLAEGTAISDLHQPDRILIGGEETERGQAAMEALVAVYENWVPRQNIITTRVWSSELSKLTANAFLAQRVSSINAISALCEKTGADVDEISRAIGADSRIGSKFLKSSVGFGGSCFQKDILNLVYLCQHFNLPEVAAYWEQVIKMNDYQKHRFAKNIIDTLFNTVSGKKIAFLGWAFKKDTNDTRESAAIYVADELLQDRAEIHIYDPKVSEEQIFADLKYLQTNRMNSHSCNLPQFAELTSDEIRSLVTVHNDPYTAMQNAHAIAILTEWDEFKTYDWQKVYREMLKPAFVFDGRNIVVKDQLAEIGFEVYNIGRGN from the coding sequence ATGAATAGAATTAAGTCAATCAAAAATATCTGCTGCATAGGTGCCGGTTACGTTGGTGGCCCAACCATGGCAGTGATCGCTCAAAAATGTCCGCACATAAAGGTGACAGTGGTGGATCTGAATGCGCAGCGTATTGCTGATTGGAACGATACCGATTTAGATAAGCTGCCCATTTATGAGCCTGGATTAGCCGATGTGGTAGCAGAAGCCCGTGGTCGCAATTTATTTTTCTCTACGGATGTGGATCAGGCCATAGATGAAGCGCAGATGATCTTTATTTCGGTAAATACGCCGACCAAAACTTATGGTGTGGGTAAAGGAATGGCCGCTGATTTAAAATACATTGAATTGTGTGCCCGTCAAATAGCCAGAATCTCTAAAGATGATAAGATCATCGTCGAGAAATCAACACTTCCTGTTCGCACGGCAGAAGCACTGAGTACGATTTTAAATTCAACGGGCAATGGTGTGAATTTCGAAATTTTATCCAGTCCGGAATTTTTAGCCGAAGGAACTGCGATCAGTGATTTGCATCAGCCCGACAGAATTTTGATTGGTGGAGAGGAAACTGAAAGAGGGCAAGCTGCTATGGAAGCTTTGGTTGCTGTTTACGAAAATTGGGTGCCTCGTCAAAATATTATCACCACTCGTGTATGGTCTTCTGAATTGTCCAAACTAACGGCCAATGCCTTTTTAGCACAACGTGTTTCTTCCATAAATGCCATATCTGCTCTTTGTGAAAAGACAGGAGCTGATGTAGATGAGATTTCTCGTGCCATTGGTGCGGATTCACGTATTGGTTCTAAATTCCTGAAATCATCAGTAGGTTTTGGTGGTTCTTGTTTTCAGAAAGACATTTTAAACCTGGTTTACCTGTGTCAGCATTTCAATTTGCCTGAGGTGGCGGCTTACTGGGAGCAGGTAATTAAAATGAACGACTATCAAAAACACCGCTTTGCCAAAAACATCATCGATACCCTATTCAATACCGTTTCCGGCAAAAAAATCGCCTTCCTGGGCTGGGCATTCAAAAAAGACACCAACGATACCCGTGAATCTGCAGCCATTTACGTGGCAGACGAATTGTTACAAGACCGGGCAGAAATTCATATTTATGATCCTAAGGTCTCAGAGGAGCAAATCTTTGCGGATCTGAAATATTTACAAACAAATCGCATGAATTCACATTCGTGTAATTTGCCTCAATTCGCGGAATTAACTTCGGATGAAATCCGAAGCCTGGTAACTGTCCATAATGATCCCTACACCGCCATGCAAAACGCTCACGCTATCGCCATCCTTACGGAATGGGATGAGTTCAAAACCTACGATTGGCAAAAAGTGTATAGAGAAATGTTAAAACCAGCTTTTGTATTTGATGGAAGAAATATTGTAGTAAAAGATCAGTTGGCAGAGATTGGCTTTGAAGTATACAATATTGGAAGAGGGAATTGA
- a CDS encoding GxxExxY protein — protein sequence MSNLLHEEKTYSIIGVCMAVHRSLGSGFLESVYSEVLTKEFEKRNIPFEREKKLELYYDGEKLNKYFKADFVCYNSIIVEIKSKIRIIKVDEQQIINYLKATNCEVGLLVNFGESSLKYKRFINTLKVRLR from the coding sequence ATGTCAAACTTGTTACACGAAGAAAAGACTTACTCAATAATTGGAGTGTGTATGGCCGTTCATCGATCATTAGGTTCCGGTTTTCTGGAAAGTGTATATTCCGAAGTATTGACAAAAGAATTTGAAAAAAGGAATATTCCTTTCGAAAGAGAAAAGAAACTGGAATTATATTATGATGGCGAAAAGCTAAATAAATATTTTAAAGCTGACTTTGTATGTTATAATTCTATTATAGTGGAGATAAAAAGCAAAATCAGAATAATAAAAGTAGACGAGCAGCAAATCATCAACTATCTAAAAGCAACGAACTGTGAAGTAGGGCTTTTGGTTAATTTTGGTGAAAGCTCCTTGAAATATAAACGATTCATTAATACCCTAAAAGTGAGATTACGCTGA
- a CDS encoding GNVR domain-containing protein produces MQEKEPNQTETTRVDHEDEIDLIALAKTLWEGRRTVIRTTLIFMVLGLFIAIFSAKEYTATTTMVPQSSEGGSKLGGSLGGLAAMAGINLGSMGGGSTIPPSLYPKIISSIPFQKELMQTPLSIEGQSGQVTFADYYLEIKKPGLLGTIKKYSIGLPGLIIKAIKGERTDAMLASQSNDQLLSITEEEKNLINILSAQLSLEVNDKDGYVTLSASMPEAKAAAQLAKKAQELLQQAITDFKIQKAKDQLAFVEERYSEKEAVFNSVQDKLARFRDQNKNVSSAVAQTQLERLQSDFTMASSVYTELAKQLETQKIQVKEDTPVFTIIEPVAIPIEKSKPKRPLILVIWTFLGGIVGVGMVFGKEFFSGIKDKWSENTNDAN; encoded by the coding sequence ATGCAGGAAAAGGAACCCAATCAAACAGAAACGACTCGTGTTGATCATGAGGACGAAATAGACTTAATCGCTCTCGCCAAAACCCTGTGGGAAGGCCGCCGAACCGTCATCCGTACCACCCTTATTTTTATGGTGCTGGGTTTGTTCATCGCCATTTTCTCGGCCAAAGAATATACAGCCACAACCACTATGGTGCCTCAATCTTCCGAAGGCGGATCAAAACTGGGGGGCAGTCTGGGCGGACTGGCCGCCATGGCCGGTATCAATCTGGGAAGTATGGGCGGAGGATCAACGATTCCTCCTTCATTGTATCCTAAAATCATCAGCAGCATTCCCTTCCAAAAAGAATTGATGCAAACCCCTTTGAGCATTGAAGGGCAAAGCGGACAGGTAACATTTGCAGACTACTATCTGGAAATCAAAAAGCCCGGATTATTGGGGACTATCAAAAAATACAGCATCGGCCTGCCGGGCCTTATCATCAAGGCAATCAAAGGCGAACGTACAGACGCAATGCTTGCGTCTCAAAGCAATGACCAATTGCTAAGCATTACTGAAGAGGAAAAGAATCTAATCAATATCCTTTCAGCTCAATTATCTCTGGAAGTAAACGACAAAGACGGCTACGTAACCTTATCTGCTAGTATGCCCGAGGCCAAAGCGGCCGCTCAACTGGCAAAAAAAGCTCAGGAACTCTTGCAGCAAGCAATCACCGATTTTAAAATACAGAAGGCAAAAGATCAATTGGCCTTTGTCGAAGAACGCTATTCTGAAAAGGAAGCTGTTTTTAATTCCGTTCAGGATAAATTGGCCCGCTTTCGCGATCAAAATAAAAATGTAAGTAGCGCTGTGGCTCAAACTCAGTTGGAGCGTTTGCAATCCGATTTTACCATGGCTTCATCGGTCTACACCGAACTGGCCAAACAACTGGAAACGCAAAAAATACAGGTAAAAGAGGATACGCCGGTATTCACCATTATCGAACCGGTAGCCATTCCCATCGAAAAATCAAAACCCAAACGGCCCTTGATTTTAGTAATATGGACTTTTCTGGGAGGTATTGTTGGAGTGGGGATGGTATTTGGGAAGGAATTCTTTTCGGGTATAAAGGATAAGTGGAGTGAAAATACAAATGACGCGAATTAG
- a CDS encoding nucleoside-diphosphate sugar epimerase/dehydratase: MNLSKISVFDHNTPRWIVFLIDLFIGLVSISAAYLLRFNFNLESVNLSSAKFLIPLVLMMRAISFLIGGTYAGIVRYTSAKDAERIFVVVSLGSVLLVLANGLSYYFMNGVFLLPFSILIIEYISMVFLMTSSRIIFKAIYFRYLTYSKIRENILIYGSDEFGIMAKHALDSGKEVNSTIVGFIDHNNRKVGSKLENIKIYSPNDLEKLLEKQEIDKVIIAKKDLSVEERQDVIEKCLNKNVKVWEVPKFESWVNGELSVKQIRAIKIEDLLEREPIKLDWDEIDSQVRDKTVLVTGAAGSIGSEMVRQVARFKPRNIILFDQAESPLYDIELSLKEEYNFYNFEIVIGDVRDLERTRKMFEIFKPQLVYHAAAYKHVPMMENNPSEAIKTNVFGTKNIADLSLEYGVERFVMVSTDKAVNPTNVMGASKRIAEIYTQSMNFPGGQTHFITTRFGNVLGSNGSVIPRFKAQIEKGGPITVTHPDITRYFMTIPEACQLVMQAGAIGKGGKIFIFDMGRSVKIVDLAYKMIKLSGLKVGVDVNVQFTGLRPGEKLFEELLNVKENTVPTKHPRIMIAKVRAYEREEVELLIKHFCELLDENDNFRIVAHMKAIVPEFKSMNSIYEQLDAKIIRRKEPIGLIDLAEIKEMLR; encoded by the coding sequence ATGAATTTATCTAAAATTAGTGTTTTCGATCACAACACACCTCGTTGGATCGTTTTTCTAATTGATTTGTTTATTGGGCTGGTTTCAATTTCAGCAGCTTATTTGTTACGTTTCAACTTTAATCTGGAAAGCGTTAATCTGAGTTCTGCGAAGTTTCTAATTCCTTTGGTTTTAATGATGAGAGCTATAAGCTTCCTGATTGGAGGGACTTATGCAGGCATTGTCAGGTATACAAGTGCCAAGGATGCTGAACGTATTTTTGTAGTGGTTTCCCTGGGATCTGTATTGCTTGTTCTTGCAAACGGATTGAGTTACTATTTTATGAACGGCGTTTTCCTGCTTCCATTTTCCATTTTAATTATTGAATACATTTCAATGGTCTTTTTGATGACCAGCAGCCGGATTATTTTTAAAGCCATTTATTTCAGGTATTTAACCTATTCTAAAATTCGGGAGAATATACTGATTTACGGGAGCGATGAGTTTGGCATCATGGCAAAACATGCGCTGGACAGCGGTAAAGAGGTGAACAGTACCATTGTTGGATTTATAGATCATAACAACAGGAAAGTGGGAAGTAAATTAGAAAACATTAAGATTTACAGCCCTAATGATTTAGAGAAATTGTTGGAGAAACAGGAAATTGATAAGGTTATTATTGCCAAAAAAGATTTAAGTGTTGAGGAACGTCAGGATGTTATCGAAAAATGCCTGAATAAAAATGTGAAGGTTTGGGAGGTTCCTAAATTTGAAAGCTGGGTGAACGGCGAATTGAGTGTGAAGCAGATCCGGGCCATTAAGATTGAGGATTTGCTGGAACGGGAACCCATAAAATTAGACTGGGACGAAATCGACAGTCAGGTGCGTGATAAAACAGTCTTGGTAACTGGTGCGGCCGGATCTATTGGCAGTGAGATGGTTCGTCAGGTAGCCCGTTTTAAACCCAGAAACATTATTTTGTTTGATCAGGCGGAATCCCCCTTATACGATATCGAATTGTCATTGAAGGAAGAGTACAATTTTTACAATTTCGAGATTGTTATTGGTGACGTGCGTGATTTGGAACGAACCCGCAAAATGTTTGAGATTTTCAAACCTCAGCTGGTGTATCATGCGGCGGCTTATAAACATGTGCCGATGATGGAGAACAATCCTTCCGAAGCCATTAAAACAAATGTGTTTGGAACCAAGAATATTGCTGATTTATCTTTGGAATATGGAGTGGAGCGCTTTGTAATGGTTTCGACCGATAAGGCTGTGAATCCGACCAATGTAATGGGAGCATCAAAAAGAATTGCTGAAATTTATACTCAAAGCATGAATTTCCCCGGTGGACAAACGCATTTTATAACAACAAGGTTTGGGAATGTGCTGGGTTCAAATGGCTCTGTAATTCCACGGTTCAAGGCTCAGATTGAAAAGGGCGGTCCGATTACGGTTACTCATCCTGATATTACCAGATATTTTATGACCATTCCAGAAGCGTGTCAGTTGGTGATGCAGGCTGGTGCAATCGGTAAAGGAGGGAAAATCTTTATTTTTGATATGGGACGTTCGGTGAAAATCGTTGACCTGGCCTATAAGATGATCAAGTTGAGTGGTTTGAAGGTGGGTGTTGATGTGAATGTTCAGTTTACCGGTTTGCGTCCCGGCGAAAAATTGTTCGAAGAATTGTTGAATGTAAAAGAGAATACAGTGCCAACCAAGCATCCGAGAATCATGATCGCAAAAGTGCGTGCCTATGAGCGGGAAGAGGTGGAGCTATTGATTAAGCATTTTTGTGAGCTGCTTGATGAAAATGATAATTTCAGGATTGTTGCCCATATGAAAGCGATTGTTCCCGAATTTAAATCAATGAATTCAATTTATGAGCAATTGGATGCAAAAATTATCCGCAGGAAGGAACCGATTGGATTGATTGATTTAGCCGAAATAAAAGAAATGTTAAGGTAG
- a CDS encoding SLBB domain-containing protein — protein sequence MIGSFKKMFLLCLFAVLFIGTANAQNTNVNPASVNVEALSDAQIEKLISEMEKNGMSLEEAMALARVRGASQLQIDQMVKKISEYKSGKRKGESENKDLPEDLAETKEDGLSEKAAFEATEKNKQVFGFQFFNSKNLSFEPAMDVPVSESYSLGIGDEVNISVYGASQQNYQLRVQKSGNISIPDLGPVPVYGISFKEAQQKIKSRLISIYNGMGGERPNTFADVSMGSLKGVKVNVIGEVNLPGTYTLPATASAFNALYLAGGPNENGSFRSIDVLRDGKLVCSIDVYAYLIDGKTQNNIQLRDQDVVLVRPYAKRVKVGGEFKRNGLFEAQTNETVADLLRFAGGFTDKAYTHRLELYRNNTRTLSFKDVSSDQYSQVQLMNGDSLAAGMLTERFENRVSIDGAVYRPGNYELTDGLQLSQLIIKAEGLKEEAFMERGVITRKLEDMSLKAVSFSVRDVVNGKIDFELRKEDRVQISSIFDMREARTVEIVGEVQFEGTYAWAENLRIGDLIFQAGGFKEDAEVAGLEVSRVLDYQETSELTKSLLHTFQFSLDRNLKLNPEDEVFLLQPFDKVYVRRAPGYRPQGAANIQGEVKYSGDYGITHKNEKISDIIRRAGGITSEAYVKGASLRRRIELSEAEYQAKVAIAAQDTTMTEEDIERVAYQIVGIDLQSILGNPGGVEDLQVKAGDQILVPSKLETVMVSGSVLSPVAHTFTKKKKLKDYVYSSGGFAERAKKGKVYVLYANGTTQATKGGLFGRRFPKVEPGCEIIVPEKPEVDKAGQASKWLAIASTFATLITAIAVATR from the coding sequence ATGATTGGGTCGTTTAAAAAAATGTTTTTGCTTTGTTTGTTCGCGGTTTTATTCATCGGGACAGCAAACGCTCAAAATACAAATGTGAATCCTGCAAGCGTAAATGTGGAGGCGTTGAGTGATGCTCAGATCGAAAAGTTGATTTCCGAAATGGAAAAAAACGGCATGAGTCTGGAAGAGGCGATGGCCCTGGCGAGAGTAAGGGGTGCTTCTCAGCTGCAGATCGATCAGATGGTGAAAAAGATCAGTGAGTACAAAAGCGGTAAGCGTAAGGGAGAATCTGAAAATAAAGACTTGCCGGAGGATTTGGCAGAAACAAAGGAGGACGGCCTTTCTGAGAAAGCAGCCTTTGAAGCCACAGAAAAAAACAAGCAGGTTTTTGGTTTCCAGTTTTTCAATTCCAAAAATTTAAGTTTTGAACCGGCAATGGATGTGCCGGTTTCGGAATCTTACTCTTTAGGAATCGGCGACGAGGTAAATATATCTGTTTACGGCGCTTCCCAGCAAAATTATCAGTTAAGGGTTCAAAAAAGCGGAAACATTTCCATTCCTGATTTAGGGCCTGTTCCTGTGTATGGCATCTCGTTTAAGGAGGCACAGCAGAAAATTAAAAGCAGGTTGATTTCCATTTACAATGGTATGGGGGGCGAACGTCCAAATACCTTTGCTGATGTTAGTATGGGCAGCTTGAAAGGGGTTAAGGTAAATGTGATCGGGGAAGTGAATTTGCCGGGTACCTATACTTTGCCGGCAACAGCATCTGCCTTTAATGCCTTGTATTTGGCAGGCGGACCCAATGAGAATGGTTCTTTCCGAAGTATCGACGTGCTTCGCGATGGCAAATTGGTGTGCAGCATTGATGTGTACGCTTATTTAATCGATGGAAAAACACAAAACAACATACAGTTGCGCGATCAGGATGTGGTTTTGGTGCGCCCTTACGCAAAAAGAGTGAAAGTGGGGGGCGAATTCAAACGGAATGGTTTGTTTGAGGCTCAAACCAATGAAACAGTAGCTGATCTGCTGCGTTTTGCAGGGGGCTTTACCGATAAAGCATACACGCACCGTTTGGAATTGTACCGCAACAATACGCGGACACTAAGTTTTAAGGATGTTTCCTCCGATCAGTACAGTCAGGTGCAGCTGATGAACGGCGACTCTTTGGCAGCAGGCATGCTCACCGAACGTTTCGAAAACCGGGTAAGCATAGATGGAGCCGTGTATCGTCCGGGCAATTACGAACTGACCGATGGCCTGCAGTTGTCTCAGCTGATTATAAAAGCAGAAGGGCTCAAGGAAGAAGCTTTCATGGAGCGTGGGGTGATTACCCGAAAATTGGAAGATATGAGCTTGAAAGCCGTTTCTTTTTCGGTTCGTGATGTGGTGAACGGAAAAATAGATTTTGAACTCCGGAAGGAAGACCGGGTTCAGATCTCCTCCATATTCGATATGCGCGAAGCCAGAACGGTCGAGATCGTTGGGGAAGTTCAGTTCGAAGGAACTTATGCCTGGGCAGAAAATTTGCGGATTGGAGATCTGATTTTTCAGGCAGGAGGTTTCAAAGAGGATGCTGAGGTGGCTGGACTGGAAGTGAGCCGCGTGTTGGATTACCAGGAAACCAGCGAATTGACAAAATCACTGCTGCATACCTTTCAGTTTTCACTGGACCGGAATTTGAAATTGAATCCGGAAGATGAAGTTTTTCTGCTGCAGCCTTTCGATAAGGTTTATGTTCGCCGTGCACCGGGATATCGTCCTCAGGGAGCCGCCAACATCCAGGGAGAAGTAAAATATTCAGGGGATTACGGAATCACCCACAAGAATGAAAAAATATCAGATATCATCCGAAGGGCAGGGGGAATCACTTCGGAGGCTTATGTGAAAGGGGCCTCTTTGCGCAGACGAATCGAATTGAGCGAGGCGGAATATCAGGCCAAAGTAGCCATTGCGGCTCAGGATACCACCATGACCGAAGAGGATATTGAAAGGGTAGCCTATCAGATTGTGGGAATTGATCTGCAAAGCATTTTAGGCAATCCTGGTGGCGTGGAAGACTTGCAGGTAAAAGCAGGAGATCAGATTTTGGTTCCTTCTAAATTGGAGACGGTAATGGTATCCGGTTCAGTCCTAAGCCCGGTGGCTCACACTTTTACAAAAAAGAAAAAATTGAAAGATTACGTTTACAGCAGCGGTGGTTTTGCCGAACGTGCCAAAAAAGGAAAAGTGTATGTTCTGTATGCCAATGGAACCACTCAGGCAACCAAAGGAGGTTTGTTTGGCCGTCGTTTTCCGAAAGTAGAACCGGGTTGTGAGATCATTGTTCCTGAAAAACCGGAAGTGGACAAAGCCGGACAGGCAAGCAAATGGTTGGCCATAGCATCTACTTTTGCAACATTGATTACCGCTATTGCGGTGGCCACGCGTTAG